From Streptomyces zhihengii, the proteins below share one genomic window:
- a CDS encoding NADH-quinone oxidoreductase subunit C, translating into MNAYDRLPGAVTEIFGPDATAERGYELLTVDVPAASWTTALETARTTLGCTYFDWLSAVDEPGTGFRVCAHLVALADGAVRRLLVRTTVPHDAPALPTAVGVYAGAGWHERETHEMFGISFTGHPHLDPLLLPDGFEGHPLRKDFVLAARVAKAWPGAKEPGEAAAGHDGPKRRQMLPPGVPDPNEWGPLKGQLPPAPSRPARTPRTAAAATPGERPPRRTRSVSEGSASQAAAPAAPPRRSRSAAEGSASQAAPPAAPASPAPADRPRSSDAPWHHARPAFDAPPPRPAEGDGTADGTPSEGPARPAPAPAGGTAPTGAIPAERAAPTDAPPTEATPAEGALRPAKDEARPATPAPAEGADSADGTAPAEGTAPAEGTAPAEGDPSGDATPTEATPAGGALRPAEDEARPASPAPAEGADSAEGTAPADGEPAEGTAPADGDPSGDATPTEATPAGGAPRPAEDEARPASPAPASPAPAEGAAPADGDPAEGTAPAEGEPAEGTAPAESASAEDAAPAEGTPAEGTGRPTATDHTPTDRTGGDPA; encoded by the coding sequence GTGAACGCCTACGACCGCCTGCCCGGCGCCGTCACCGAGATCTTCGGCCCGGACGCCACCGCCGAACGCGGCTACGAGCTCCTCACCGTGGACGTCCCCGCCGCGTCCTGGACCACCGCGCTCGAAACCGCCCGCACCACCCTGGGCTGCACCTATTTCGACTGGCTGAGCGCGGTCGACGAGCCGGGCACCGGCTTCCGGGTCTGCGCCCACCTCGTCGCCCTCGCGGACGGCGCGGTGCGCCGCCTCCTCGTCCGCACCACCGTCCCCCACGACGCGCCCGCCCTGCCGACGGCCGTCGGCGTGTACGCCGGGGCGGGCTGGCACGAGCGGGAGACCCACGAGATGTTCGGCATCTCCTTCACCGGCCACCCGCACCTCGACCCGCTGCTGCTGCCGGACGGCTTCGAGGGCCATCCGCTGCGCAAGGACTTCGTCCTCGCGGCCCGGGTGGCCAAGGCATGGCCGGGCGCGAAGGAGCCGGGGGAGGCGGCCGCGGGCCACGACGGCCCGAAGCGCCGCCAGATGCTGCCGCCGGGCGTGCCCGACCCGAACGAGTGGGGCCCACTGAAGGGCCAGCTCCCGCCGGCCCCGTCCCGCCCGGCCCGCACCCCGCGCACGGCCGCAGCCGCCACCCCGGGCGAACGCCCGCCCCGCCGCACCCGCAGCGTCTCCGAGGGCTCCGCCTCCCAGGCCGCGGCCCCCGCGGCGCCGCCGCGTCGTTCGCGCAGCGCCGCCGAGGGCTCGGCCTCCCAGGCCGCCCCGCCGGCGGCCCCCGCCTCCCCGGCGCCCGCGGACCGCCCCCGCAGCTCGGACGCCCCGTGGCACCACGCCCGCCCGGCCTTCGACGCCCCACCGCCCCGCCCCGCCGAGGGCGACGGCACCGCGGACGGCACACCGTCCGAAGGCCCCGCCCGCCCGGCACCTGCCCCCGCCGGGGGAACGGCGCCGACCGGGGCCATTCCCGCCGAGCGAGCCGCCCCCACGGACGCCCCGCCCACCGAGGCCACCCCGGCGGAAGGCGCCCTGCGTCCGGCGAAGGACGAGGCCCGCCCGGCCACGCCCGCCCCGGCCGAGGGCGCCGACTCTGCCGACGGCACCGCCCCGGCCGAAGGCACCGCCCCGGCCGAAGGCACCGCCCCGGCCGAAGGCGACCCTTCCGGGGACGCCACCCCCACCGAGGCCACCCCGGCGGGAGGCGCCCTGCGTCCGGCGGAGGACGAGGCCCGCCCGGCCTCGCCCGCCCCGGCCGAGGGCGCCGACTCTGCCGAAGGCACCGCCCCTGCCGATGGCGAGCCTGCCGAAGGCACCGCCCCGGCCGATGGCGACCCTTCCGGGGACGCCACCCCCACCGAGGCCACCCCGGCGGGAGGCGCCCCGCGTCCGGCGGAGGACGAGGCCCGCCCGGCCTCGCCCGCCCCGGCCTCGCCCGCCCCGGCCGAGGGCGCCGCCCCGGCCGACGGCGACCCGGCCGAAGGCACCGCCCCCGCCGAGGGCGAGCCTGCCGAAGGCACCGCCCCTGCCGAAAGCGCCTCCGCCGAGGACGCCGCCCCGGCCGAAGGCACCCCCGCCGAGGGCACCGGACGCCCCACCGCGACCGACCACACCCCGACCGACCGCACCGGAGGCGACCCCGCGTGA
- a CDS encoding NuoI/complex I 23 kDa subunit family protein, with translation MTPIPGSGLAKGLAVTLRTMTRKSVTAQYPDVLPELPPRSRGVIGLFEENCTVCMLCARECPDWCIYIDSHKETVPAAAPGGRERSRNVLDRFAIDFSLCMYCGICIEVCPFDALFWSPEFEYAETDIHELTHERDKLREWMWTVPAPPPLDPGAEEPKEVAAARKAAEKLAAAEAAEAAAAAETPATPDPPGPGPATGPGPGPASGPGPASGEGGPA, from the coding sequence GTGACCCCGATCCCCGGATCCGGCCTCGCCAAGGGCCTGGCCGTCACCCTGCGGACGATGACGAGGAAGTCCGTCACCGCGCAGTACCCGGACGTCCTGCCCGAACTGCCGCCCCGCAGCCGCGGGGTGATCGGCCTGTTCGAGGAGAACTGCACGGTCTGCATGCTCTGCGCCCGGGAGTGCCCGGACTGGTGCATCTACATCGACTCCCACAAGGAGACGGTGCCCGCGGCGGCCCCCGGCGGCCGCGAGCGCAGCCGCAACGTCCTCGACCGGTTCGCCATCGACTTCTCCCTCTGCATGTACTGCGGCATCTGCATCGAGGTGTGTCCGTTCGACGCGCTCTTCTGGTCCCCGGAGTTCGAGTACGCGGAGACGGACATCCACGAGCTCACCCATGAGCGCGACAAGCTCCGCGAGTGGATGTGGACGGTGCCCGCACCGCCGCCGCTCGACCCGGGGGCCGAGGAGCCCAAGGAGGTCGCGGCGGCGCGCAAGGCCGCCGAGAAGCTCGCGGCAGCCGAGGCGGCCGAGGCAGCCGCCGCGGCGGAGACCCCGGCGACCCCGGACCCGCCCGGCCCGGGACCGGCCACCGGCCCAGGCCCCGGCCCCGCTTCCGGCCCCGGCCCCGCTTCCGGCGAGGGAGGCCCCGCATGA
- the nuoK gene encoding NADH-quinone oxidoreductase subunit NuoK has translation MHLAYPAVLAVLLFCVGLYGVLARRNAILVLMSVELMLNAVNLNLVAFDVWLRDTLHAGQALTLFVIAIAAAEIGIGLAIVLMVYRNRGSSDVDRLRDTAESRHDAPSDAGDPPADREEKAEATA, from the coding sequence ATGCACCTCGCCTACCCCGCCGTCCTGGCGGTCCTGCTCTTCTGCGTCGGGCTCTACGGCGTCCTCGCCCGCCGCAACGCGATCCTCGTGCTGATGTCCGTCGAGCTGATGCTCAACGCCGTCAACCTCAACCTGGTCGCCTTCGACGTCTGGCTGCGCGACACGCTCCACGCCGGCCAGGCGCTCACCCTCTTCGTCATCGCCATCGCCGCCGCCGAGATCGGGATCGGCCTCGCGATCGTGCTGATGGTCTACCGCAACCGCGGCTCCTCGGACGTCGACCGCCTCAGGGACACCGCCGAGAGCCGCCACGACGCGCCGTCCGACGCCGGTGACCCACCCGCGGACCGCGAGGAGAAGGCCGAGGCCACCGCGTGA
- a CDS encoding NADH-quinone oxidoreductase subunit A: protein MPEPTVAQLAADYFQSYAVVGLLGVLGVLFVAVAFGAGRLLRPVVPTPEKLLTYECGVDPVGDGWAHTQVRYYVYAFLYVIFAVDSIFLFPWATVFAADGYGATTLVEMFIFLGFLAVGLLYAYKKGVLTWA from the coding sequence GTGCCGGAACCGACCGTGGCCCAACTCGCGGCGGACTACTTCCAGAGCTACGCGGTCGTCGGACTGCTCGGTGTGCTCGGGGTGCTCTTCGTCGCGGTGGCCTTCGGCGCCGGGCGTCTGCTGCGGCCCGTGGTGCCCACACCGGAGAAGCTGCTCACCTACGAGTGCGGTGTCGACCCCGTCGGCGACGGCTGGGCGCACACCCAGGTCCGCTACTACGTCTACGCGTTCCTCTACGTGATCTTCGCGGTCGACTCGATCTTCCTCTTCCCCTGGGCGACGGTCTTCGCCGCCGACGGCTACGGCGCGACCACCCTCGTCGAGATGTTCATCTTCCTCGGCTTCCTGGCCGTGGGACTGCTCTACGCGTACAAGAAGGGCGTCCTGACATGGGCGTGA
- a CDS encoding NADH-quinone oxidoreductase subunit 5 family protein, which translates to MTTTTLAVLVPLLPFLGAAAGLLLGRTAPGFVRPLAVLPVLAATVLAVVVALRQDGGRAIEAATELTPTGSVPIDLALYIDGFAALVAVLVGVVATCVQIYSTAYLRDDPRYPSYAALVSLFTAAMLLVVYSGDLMVLLVGWEIMGICSYFLVGHYWETPEARAASLKAFLVTKLGDVPFLIGLFALAADAGTFRITGILDAVAAGTVENPTLVALLLLAGVAGKSAQFPLHTWLPDAMAGPTPVSALIHAATMVAAGVYFTARLLPLFAASAAAMTVLAVMAAVTMTGSALAALAQDDIKRVLAYSTIGQLGYMTGALAVGDRGAAVFHLLSHGAFKAVLFLAAGVIIHAAGTNSLAAMSRMSGLSRRVPDAFWTMTVALLALAAIPPFAGFFSKEAVLVAAEHTALGDSGTAPAAAGWAVLIAGLVTALLTAAYATRLWLLAFRGRGTEAPDHGRQPVAMTAVLWVLAVPSLGFGLTTGLLPGWFDGHDLAPTLTTAVLGTGVALVGGLVTYAAWRHATAFAGHPPIGAVAAHPDAEPAVSEAEAIASHTPAYGSVSDAPDPADPSRLLLGPLHRHAAAGFHLDAVYSALFVRPVRAGARLVRFLDREVVETYVSGSGTGVRWLGTAVRRAQTGNVQTYLAALLAGSVVLAVVAVVLSNVNAGS; encoded by the coding sequence GTGACCACCACGACCCTCGCCGTCCTCGTCCCCCTCCTTCCCTTCCTCGGCGCGGCGGCCGGACTGCTGCTCGGCCGCACCGCCCCCGGGTTCGTGCGGCCGCTGGCCGTCCTGCCCGTCCTCGCCGCGACCGTGCTCGCCGTCGTCGTCGCCCTGCGGCAGGACGGCGGCCGGGCGATCGAGGCCGCCACCGAACTCACCCCCACCGGCTCCGTCCCGATCGACCTGGCCCTGTACATCGACGGCTTCGCGGCCCTGGTCGCCGTCCTCGTCGGCGTCGTCGCGACCTGTGTGCAGATCTACTCCACGGCCTACCTCCGCGACGATCCGCGCTATCCCTCCTACGCCGCGCTGGTCTCCCTCTTCACCGCCGCGATGCTGCTCGTCGTCTACTCCGGCGACCTGATGGTGCTGCTGGTCGGCTGGGAGATCATGGGCATCTGCTCGTACTTCCTCGTCGGCCACTACTGGGAGACGCCCGAGGCGCGCGCCGCCTCCCTGAAGGCGTTCCTCGTCACCAAGCTCGGTGACGTCCCGTTCCTCATCGGGCTGTTCGCGCTCGCCGCCGACGCCGGCACCTTCCGGATCACCGGCATCCTCGACGCCGTCGCCGCCGGCACCGTCGAGAACCCCACGCTCGTCGCCCTGCTGCTCCTCGCCGGCGTGGCCGGCAAATCCGCGCAGTTCCCCCTGCACACCTGGCTGCCCGACGCGATGGCGGGCCCGACGCCCGTCTCCGCGCTGATCCACGCCGCGACGATGGTCGCGGCCGGCGTCTACTTCACCGCACGGCTCCTCCCGCTGTTCGCGGCCTCCGCGGCCGCGATGACGGTGCTCGCCGTGATGGCCGCCGTGACGATGACCGGATCCGCGCTCGCCGCCCTCGCCCAGGACGACATCAAACGCGTCCTCGCCTACTCCACGATCGGTCAGCTCGGCTACATGACCGGCGCGCTGGCCGTCGGCGACCGTGGTGCCGCCGTCTTCCACCTCCTGTCCCACGGCGCCTTCAAGGCCGTGCTCTTCCTCGCCGCCGGCGTGATCATCCACGCGGCCGGCACCAACTCGCTCGCCGCCATGTCCCGGATGAGCGGCCTGTCCCGGCGCGTCCCGGACGCCTTCTGGACGATGACCGTCGCCCTGCTCGCCCTCGCGGCGATCCCGCCGTTCGCCGGCTTCTTCTCCAAGGAAGCCGTCCTCGTCGCCGCCGAGCACACCGCCCTCGGCGACTCCGGGACCGCCCCCGCCGCCGCGGGCTGGGCCGTGCTGATCGCCGGTCTGGTGACCGCCCTGCTGACCGCCGCGTACGCGACCCGCCTGTGGCTGCTCGCCTTCCGCGGCCGGGGCACCGAGGCGCCCGACCACGGCAGGCAGCCCGTCGCCATGACCGCCGTGCTCTGGGTCCTCGCGGTGCCCTCGCTCGGATTCGGGCTGACCACCGGCCTGCTGCCCGGCTGGTTCGACGGCCACGACCTGGCGCCCACGCTGACCACGGCCGTGCTCGGCACCGGCGTCGCCCTCGTCGGCGGCCTCGTCACCTACGCCGCCTGGCGCCACGCCACGGCCTTCGCCGGCCACCCCCCGATCGGCGCCGTCGCCGCCCACCCCGACGCGGAACCGGCCGTCTCCGAGGCCGAGGCCATCGCCTCGCACACCCCGGCGTACGGCTCCGTCTCGGACGCCCCCGACCCCGCCGACCCCTCGCGGCTGCTGCTCGGCCCGCTGCACCGGCACGCCGCCGCCGGCTTCCACCTCGACGCCGTCTACTCCGCCCTCTTCGTACGCCCGGTGCGGGCGGGCGCGCGGCTCGTCCGCTTCCTGGACCGCGAGGTCGTCGAGACCTACGTCAGCGGATCGGGCACCGGAGTCCGCTGGCTCGGCACCGCCGTCCGGCGTGCGCAGACCGGCAATGTGCAGACCTACCTCGCGGCGCTGCTCGCGGGCTCGGTCGTCCTCGCCGTGGTCGCCGTCGTCCTGTCCAACGTGAACGCGGGGTCGTGA
- a CDS encoding complex I subunit 1/NuoH family protein has protein sequence MNDVLDVAVRLLVVFAVFLVLPLVVGQTEHKVMAHMQGRLGPMYAGGFHGWAQLVADGVKFAQKEDVVPAAADRRIFQLAPAVALLPYLLVLVAIPIGPGEGAVGQVVDAGIFFVLAVMGVGVLGSLMAGWASANKFSLLGGLRTAAQLLAYELPMLLTAASVAMAAGTVSLPGILDAFEWWWLPWQITGAVVFFVAGLAELQRPPFDMPVADSEIIFGAYTEYTGLRFALFLLAEYAGIVVLCGLTTVLFLGGWHGPFGADGLGWVWTLLKTAVLAFVVIWLRVSYPRMREDQLQKLAWTVLVPLALAQIALTGIVKVVIQS, from the coding sequence GTGAACGACGTTCTCGACGTCGCCGTCCGGCTCCTCGTCGTCTTCGCCGTCTTCCTCGTCCTCCCGCTGGTCGTCGGCCAGACCGAGCACAAGGTCATGGCGCACATGCAGGGCCGCCTCGGCCCCATGTACGCCGGCGGCTTCCACGGCTGGGCCCAGCTCGTCGCCGACGGGGTGAAGTTCGCGCAGAAGGAGGACGTGGTCCCGGCCGCCGCCGACCGCCGCATCTTCCAGCTCGCCCCCGCCGTCGCCCTGCTGCCCTACCTCCTGGTGCTCGTCGCCATCCCGATCGGCCCCGGTGAGGGAGCGGTCGGGCAGGTCGTCGACGCGGGCATCTTCTTCGTGCTCGCCGTGATGGGCGTGGGCGTGCTCGGCTCGCTCATGGCGGGCTGGGCGTCCGCCAACAAGTTCTCCCTCCTCGGCGGTCTGCGGACGGCCGCCCAACTGCTCGCGTACGAGCTGCCGATGCTGCTCACCGCCGCCTCCGTCGCCATGGCGGCGGGCACGGTCTCGCTGCCCGGCATCCTCGACGCCTTCGAGTGGTGGTGGCTGCCCTGGCAGATCACGGGCGCCGTCGTCTTCTTCGTCGCCGGGCTCGCCGAACTCCAGCGCCCGCCCTTCGACATGCCGGTCGCCGACTCCGAGATCATCTTCGGTGCCTACACCGAGTACACCGGCCTGCGTTTCGCCCTGTTCCTGCTCGCCGAGTACGCGGGCATCGTCGTCCTGTGCGGGCTGACCACCGTGCTGTTCCTCGGCGGCTGGCACGGTCCGTTCGGCGCCGACGGGCTGGGCTGGGTGTGGACCCTGCTCAAGACCGCGGTGCTCGCCTTCGTCGTCATCTGGCTGCGGGTGTCCTACCCCCGGATGCGCGAGGACCAGCTCCAGAAGCTCGCCTGGACCGTGCTCGTACCGCTCGCCCTCGCCCAGATCGCCCTCACCGGCATCGTCAAGGTGGTGATCCAGTCGTGA
- a CDS encoding response regulator transcription factor, translating into MRVVIAEDSVLLREGLTRLLTDRGHDVVAGLGDADALMKTIAELAGRGELPDVVVADVRMPPTHTDEGVRAAVRLRREHPGVGVLVLSQYVEEQYATELLAGSSRGVGYLLKDRVAEVREFVDAVVRVARGGTALDPEVVAQLLGRSRKQDVLAGLTPREREVLGLMAEGRTNSAIARQLVVSDGAVEKHVSNIFLKLGLSPSDGDHRRVLAVLTYLNS; encoded by the coding sequence GTGCGGGTGGTCATCGCCGAGGATTCGGTACTTCTCCGGGAGGGCCTCACCCGGCTGCTGACCGACCGGGGGCACGACGTCGTCGCGGGCCTCGGCGACGCGGACGCGCTGATGAAGACGATCGCGGAGCTCGCGGGCCGGGGCGAACTGCCGGACGTGGTGGTCGCCGATGTGCGGATGCCGCCCACCCACACGGATGAAGGGGTGCGGGCCGCGGTGCGGCTGCGCCGCGAGCACCCCGGGGTCGGTGTGCTGGTGCTGTCCCAGTACGTCGAGGAGCAGTACGCGACCGAGCTGCTCGCGGGCAGCAGCCGGGGCGTCGGCTATCTGCTGAAGGACCGGGTCGCCGAGGTGCGGGAGTTCGTGGACGCCGTGGTGCGGGTCGCCCGCGGCGGCACCGCGCTGGACCCGGAGGTCGTGGCGCAGCTGCTGGGCCGCAGCCGCAAGCAGGACGTGCTGGCCGGGCTGACGCCGCGTGAGCGGGAGGTGCTCGGCCTGATGGCGGAGGGCCGGACGAACTCCGCGATCGCCCGGCAGCTCGTGGTGAGCGACGGGGCCGTGGAGAAGCACGTCAGCAACATCTTCCTCAAGCTCGGTCTCTCGCCGAGCGACGGGGACCACCGGCGGGTTCTGGCCGTTCTGACGTATCTGAACTCCTGA
- a CDS encoding sensor histidine kinase: MTSSRTAAADDQGGPPPVRLAFDRQTWKEIAHLLANFPLGVVAFVYAVVTVSVGAGLAVTVVGLPLLALGLVGARGIGRAERARARALLGVRVEEPSPQRGGAGALAWIWTRVADPVGWRAVLYSVIRLPWGVLTFSVTLVGLIVLWPLLPFLARGMANADRAMVRGLLSPSDELERRVAELESDRGVVVDTAAADLRRIERDLHDGAQARLVALAMGLGLAKEKLLEDPEAAAAMVDEAHGEVKLALQELRDLARGIHPAVLTDRGLDAALSAVASRCAVPVQVTVDLAERPAAAIEGIAYFTVSELLQNISKHARATRAGVDVWRADTRLLIQVTDDGRGGARLDGGTGMAGLAERLGAVDGLFALDSPAGGPTTVTAELPWRDRAPGDGAPAPAGRGADRARRGR; the protein is encoded by the coding sequence ATGACCAGCAGCAGGACGGCAGCCGCCGACGACCAGGGGGGACCCCCGCCCGTGCGCCTCGCATTCGACCGCCAGACCTGGAAGGAGATCGCCCACCTCCTGGCCAACTTCCCGCTGGGGGTGGTCGCCTTCGTCTACGCGGTGGTGACCGTGTCCGTCGGCGCGGGCCTCGCCGTCACCGTCGTGGGACTGCCCCTGCTCGCCCTCGGACTCGTCGGCGCGCGCGGCATCGGCCGGGCGGAGCGGGCGAGGGCCCGGGCGCTGCTCGGCGTGCGGGTCGAGGAGCCGAGTCCGCAGCGCGGCGGTGCGGGGGCCCTCGCCTGGATCTGGACCCGGGTGGCGGACCCGGTGGGCTGGCGCGCGGTGCTGTACTCGGTGATCCGGCTGCCCTGGGGCGTGCTGACCTTCTCCGTCACGCTGGTGGGGCTGATCGTGCTCTGGCCGCTGCTGCCGTTCCTCGCCCGGGGCATGGCCAACGCCGATCGCGCGATGGTCCGGGGACTGCTGTCGCCCTCCGACGAACTGGAGCGGCGGGTGGCGGAGTTGGAGTCGGACCGCGGGGTGGTCGTCGACACCGCCGCCGCCGACCTGCGCCGGATCGAACGCGACCTGCACGACGGGGCACAGGCCCGGCTGGTGGCCCTCGCGATGGGCCTCGGCCTCGCCAAGGAGAAGCTGCTGGAGGATCCGGAGGCGGCGGCCGCGATGGTCGACGAGGCGCACGGCGAGGTGAAGCTGGCGCTCCAGGAACTGCGCGACCTGGCCCGCGGCATCCACCCCGCCGTCCTCACCGACCGCGGCCTGGACGCCGCCCTGTCCGCCGTCGCCTCCCGCTGCGCCGTACCGGTGCAGGTCACGGTGGATCTGGCGGAGCGGCCGGCGGCGGCCATCGAGGGCATCGCCTACTTCACCGTCTCCGAGCTGCTCCAGAACATCAGCAAGCACGCCCGCGCGACACGGGCCGGTGTCGACGTGTGGCGGGCCGACACACGGCTGCTGATCCAGGTCACCGACGACGGCCGGGGCGGCGCCCGGCTCGACGGCGGCACGGGCATGGCCGGTCTCGCCGAGCGGCTGGGCGCGGTGGACGGCCTCTTCGCCCTGGACTCCCCCGCCGGCGGGCCGACGACGGTGACCGCGGAGCTGCCCTGGCGCGACCGCGCACCCGGCGACGGGGCCCCGGCCCCGGCCGGGCGGGGAGCGGACCGGGCCCGCCGGGGCAGGTGA
- a CDS encoding sensor histidine kinase produces MTADHRYDTQPRSRTRALPPVLRAPLEGRTWRELGWIVLSLPMSILFFVFAVTMTSVSAGLLVTFVGIPLLAGTFAALRGLGAVERMRARALLDADVAAPGPVSGGRGGFGGWLAGTLKSGVSWRHLLYSLLHFPWAVFGFSLVVPLWTAGWTLLLYPLWQWTLPLYGGQDGIQLYGDGTHNYYLDSPLEIAATSVIGLLLTLATPWVIRGLSSVDRLMVVGLLGPSRLASRVVELESDRGVVVDTAAADLRRIERDLHDGAQARLVALAMDLGLAKEKLLEDPEAAAAMVDEAHGEVKVALQELRDLARGIHPAVLTDRGLDAALSAVASRCAVPVQVEVDLDRRPAAAIEGIAYFTVSELLQNISKHARATRARVEVWRVEDRLMLQVRDDGRGGADATGGSGLAGLAERLGAVDGVLAVDSPAGGPTTVTAELPWRG; encoded by the coding sequence ATGACCGCGGATCACCGATACGACACGCAGCCCCGCTCCCGGACGCGAGCGCTGCCTCCCGTGCTGCGGGCACCGCTGGAGGGCCGGACCTGGCGGGAGCTCGGCTGGATCGTGCTGAGCCTGCCGATGAGCATCCTGTTCTTCGTGTTCGCGGTCACCATGACGTCGGTCAGCGCCGGGCTGCTCGTCACCTTCGTCGGCATCCCGCTGCTGGCCGGCACCTTCGCGGCGCTGCGCGGGCTCGGTGCCGTCGAGCGGATGCGGGCGCGGGCCCTGCTGGACGCCGACGTGGCCGCGCCCGGGCCGGTGTCCGGCGGCAGGGGCGGCTTCGGCGGGTGGCTGGCGGGGACGCTGAAGAGCGGGGTCTCCTGGCGGCACCTGCTCTACTCGCTGCTCCACTTCCCGTGGGCGGTCTTCGGCTTCAGCCTGGTGGTGCCGCTGTGGACGGCCGGCTGGACGCTGCTGCTGTACCCGCTGTGGCAGTGGACCCTGCCCCTGTACGGCGGCCAGGACGGGATCCAGCTCTACGGCGACGGCACCCACAACTACTACCTGGACTCGCCCCTGGAGATCGCCGCGACCAGCGTCATCGGCCTGCTGCTGACCCTCGCCACACCGTGGGTGATCCGCGGTCTGAGCAGCGTGGACCGGCTGATGGTGGTCGGCCTGCTGGGGCCGTCGCGGCTGGCCAGCAGGGTCGTCGAGCTGGAGTCGGACCGCGGGGTGGTCGTCGACACCGCCGCCGCCGACCTGCGCCGGATCGAACGCGACCTGCACGACGGGGCACAGGCCCGGCTGGTGGCCCTGGCCATGGACCTGGGCCTCGCCAAGGAGAAGCTGCTGGAGGATCCGGAGGCGGCGGCCGCGATGGTCGACGAGGCGCACGGCGAGGTGAAGGTCGCGCTCCAGGAGCTGCGCGACCTGGCCCGCGGCATCCACCCCGCCGTCCTCACCGACCGCGGCCTGGACGCCGCCCTGTCCGCCGTCGCCTCCCGCTGCGCCGTACCGGTGCAGGTCGAGGTCGACCTGGACCGGCGGCCGGCGGCGGCCATCGAGGGCATCGCCTACTTCACCGTCTCCGAGCTGCTCCAGAACATCAGCAAGCACGCCCGCGCCACCCGCGCCCGGGTGGAGGTGTGGCGGGTGGAGGACCGGCTGATGCTCCAGGTCCGGGACGACGGCCGGGGCGGCGCCGACGCCACGGGCGGCAGCGGGCTGGCCGGACTGGCGGAGCGGCTGGGCGCGGTGGACGGGGTGCTGGCCGTCGACTCCCCGGCGGGCGGCCCGACGACCGTCACGGCCGAACTCCCCTGGCGCGGCTGA
- a CDS encoding NADH-quinone oxidoreductase subunit B — protein sequence MGVTPVDLPGPKRLGALSRLAPEPMKVVLNWGRRYSLWVFNFGLACCAIEFIAASMARHDFIRLGVIPFAPGPRQADLMIVSGTVTDKMAPAVKRLYEQMPEPKYVISFGACSNCGGPYWDSYSVTKGVDQIIPVDVYVPGCPPRPEALLQGILKLQEKIARESLGERYRHDGPRPSAAALRSGLVTPPPAPGTDGGDR from the coding sequence ATGGGCGTGACCCCTGTGGACCTCCCCGGGCCGAAGCGGCTCGGCGCGCTGTCGCGCCTGGCCCCCGAACCGATGAAGGTGGTCCTCAACTGGGGCCGCCGCTACAGCCTCTGGGTCTTCAACTTCGGCCTGGCCTGCTGCGCCATCGAGTTCATCGCCGCCTCCATGGCGCGTCACGACTTCATCCGGCTCGGTGTGATCCCCTTCGCGCCCGGTCCCCGCCAGGCCGATCTGATGATCGTCTCGGGCACGGTGACCGACAAGATGGCCCCGGCCGTCAAGCGCCTCTACGAGCAGATGCCGGAGCCCAAGTACGTCATCTCCTTCGGCGCCTGCTCCAACTGCGGCGGTCCGTACTGGGACTCCTACTCCGTCACCAAGGGCGTCGACCAGATCATCCCCGTCGACGTCTACGTGCCCGGCTGCCCGCCGCGGCCCGAGGCGCTGCTCCAGGGCATCCTCAAGCTCCAGGAGAAGATCGCCCGGGAGTCGCTCGGCGAGCGCTACCGCCACGACGGCCCCCGCCCCTCTGCGGCGGCCCTGCGCAGTGGCCTGGTCACCCCGCCTCCCGCGCCCGGGACGGACGGGGGCGACCGGTGA
- a CDS encoding NADH-quinone oxidoreductase subunit J family protein, whose amino-acid sequence MTLAQAAPQGFLSPTGVEVAFLLVGLVTLGAALITVTTRQLVHAALWLVVALGGLAVEYLLLTAEFIAWVQVLIYVGSVVVLLLFGLMLTRAPIGRSPDADSGNRPLAVGVAAAAAAALLWVVLDAFRTTWIDLDGPAHGSTEVTGQMLFQHWVLPFEGLSVLLLAALVGAIVLSRKGAADRAAAGTGATRSRTVSGPRPGGGGPAENAENAENAENAENAEDIKDTEDPEGTR is encoded by the coding sequence ATGACGCTCGCCCAGGCGGCCCCGCAGGGCTTCCTCTCCCCGACCGGGGTGGAGGTCGCGTTCCTCCTCGTCGGCCTCGTCACCCTCGGCGCGGCCCTCATCACCGTGACCACCCGTCAGCTCGTGCACGCCGCGCTCTGGCTGGTCGTCGCGCTCGGCGGCCTCGCCGTCGAGTACCTCCTGCTGACCGCCGAGTTCATCGCCTGGGTGCAGGTGCTGATCTACGTCGGATCCGTGGTCGTCCTGCTGCTCTTCGGGCTGATGCTCACCAGGGCCCCCATCGGCCGTTCCCCGGACGCCGACTCCGGCAACCGGCCGCTCGCCGTCGGGGTCGCCGCCGCGGCGGCCGCCGCCCTCCTGTGGGTGGTGCTGGACGCCTTCCGCACCACCTGGATCGACCTGGACGGACCGGCCCACGGCTCGACCGAGGTCACCGGCCAGATGCTCTTCCAGCACTGGGTGCTGCCGTTCGAGGGCCTGTCCGTCCTGCTGCTCGCCGCCCTCGTCGGCGCCATCGTCCTCTCCCGCAAGGGCGCGGCCGACCGGGCGGCCGCCGGCACCGGCGCCACCCGCTCCCGGACGGTGAGCGGGCCCCGCCCCGGCGGCGGAGGCCCCGCCGAGAACGCCGAGAACGCCGAGAACGCCGAGAACGCCGAGAACGCCGAGGACATCAAGGACACCGAGGACCCGGAGGGCACCCGCTGA